The nucleotide sequence CAGATTGGCAAAAGGAGAAGTTTTCGCTGATATTCAAAAATTCTACCTGGGCATTTACCGTATGGGATCAAAATGAAATGGTCGGGATGGTCAGAGTTATCTCTGATCAGATTATGGCAGCGAACATTATGGACCTGGCCGTCTTATCGGAATATCGCGGTAAGGGAATTGGCCAGAAGCTTGTGCAGCTTTGTGTACAAAAGCTTCCTCATGGAGACTGGTTTGCCCATACTTCTGCCAACAATTTTAACTTCTATGAAAAATGCGGTTTTGAGGTAAAGGATCTTTCGCAAAATGGTACGTGCGCGTATTATGGGTATATCCAGGCCCGTAAAGATGGGCAAAGATAGGGGTGCAGAAATTGAATCAACATGAATTTGATGCAGTCATCAAGCAGCCAGCGGCTATTAGGTAGGAATACTTCATCAAAAAGGCAGCAGATTATGAAGAGGTTTGGGGACTATATAACGACGGCTGGGCAACTGCTCAAGATGACATGGGCAATACACTGCTCCCATTCTTTCCTAATGAGAAGTTCGCAGAAACCTTTGCGAAAAAAGAGTGGGAAGGCTTTAGGCCAAAAAGAATTGATATGGATTACTTTCTCGAAAACTGGCTTCCAGGAATGAGGTCTGACGGGTTCAAGCCTTCCATTTTTCCAACGGACACAGATACTGCTGTAATGGAAGTGGACACACTGCAGGAAGACTTGGAGGCTGAGATAGAGAAGTATTAATTTGATTTTATATGATATTCAAATTATACCCATTGTGGTATAATTGGATTATCTATGAT is from Mesobacillus boroniphilus and encodes:
- a CDS encoding GNAT family N-acetyltransferase — its product is MYQYFNGLVIREGTEGISAEKVEKLFEDAGWVRNTPDWQKEKFSLIFKNSTWAFTVWDQNEMVGMVRVISDQIMAANIMDLAVLSEYRGKGIGQKLVQLCVQKLPHGDWFAHTSANNFNFYEKCGFEVKDLSQNGTCAYYGYIQARKDGQR
- a CDS encoding DUF2750 domain-containing protein; the encoded protein is MKKAADYEEVWGLYNDGWATAQDDMGNTLLPFFPNEKFAETFAKKEWEGFRPKRIDMDYFLENWLPGMRSDGFKPSIFPTDTDTAVMEVDTLQEDLEAEIEKY